Genomic segment of Synechococcus sp. A18-25c:
GATGACTGAGGCACTGAAGGGAGGCGTCAGCGCATCTCTGAGCATCAAGCGCACCAGCCGACGCACCGGGCCGGGGTCAACATCCCCAGCAATCACCCCGGCAGCCTGCATCTCCTCCACCAGCAGGGATGCATCGCGCGCGGCAGCTGCGCTGACCATGGAGCCAAGGCGGCGACGCAGGCGCTCGGATAACTGACCCATCATTCCGAAGTCGTAGTAGATGAGAGCACCATCGCTGGCCACCGCGAGATTGCCGGGGTGCGGGTCGGCGTGGAAAAAGCCATAGCGGACCAATTGCTGCAGATAACTTGCAGCACCGATCTCGGCCACTTCGGAGGGATCAATTCCCGCCTCCAGCAGCGCCGGGCGGTCGTTGATCTTGATCCCGGGCATGTAGTCGAGACACAACACACGACGGGTGCTGAGCTCCCAGATCACCCCGGGCACCCGGATGCGGGACTCATCCAGAAACTGCTGACGGAAACGGGCGGCATGCTGCGCCTCAAGACGGAAATCAAGCTCGCGCAGCAACACCCGCCGACACTCCTGGGCAATAGCCACCCAGTCACGCCCTCGCCCCCACTGGGGATGGCGTTGCAGCACTGCCGCCACTTGTTGCATCACCTCCAGATCAAGGCGGAACAGACCCTCGAGCCCCGGGCGCTGGATTTTGAGCACCACCTGGCGTCCGCTGCGAAGGCTGGCGCGATGCACCTGCGCGAGTGAAGCCGCGCCGAGTGGTTGCTCGTCCAGATCGATGATTTCGGCGCAGCGGGCACCGAGCTCTTCTTCCAGCAAGGCCTGGGCCTGATCAAACGGGAAGGCGGGAACTTTGTCCTGCAGCTCAGCCAGTTCAGCGACCCAGCCAGCAGGCAGAACATCGGGCCGAGCGGACAACAGCTGCCCAAGCTTGATAAAAGCAGAACCCAGTTGCAGAAGCTCTGCCGTCAGCCAGCGAGCCCTGTGCTGCTGGCGGGTCTGACGCCGCTCCGGCGTCATGCCACCGGGATAGCTCCAGCTGCGACTGTCCCACCACAACAACACCAAAAGGACCAGCACGGAGCGCCAGATCCGTAACGCCCTCAGGCCCCTGCGCCAGGGGAGAGAGCGACCCCGCCAGCGGTTCAAGGTCGCTCCTCCAGCCGCATGCTGAGTTCAGCGACCTGCGCACGCAAGCGATCGATGCGTTGCTGAAGGGGCTCAGGAGACTCCGGATCGCTGGCCTGCGCTGAAGTGGACCCCGAAGCGGTTGTTTGTTGGAGGCGTTCTGCTTCAGCCTTGACTTCTTCCTGAAACAGATCCCATTCCTGACGGATGCGATCGGGAGCATCCTGAACTGCCACAGCAACACCTGCTGCCGCGTCGGCCACGCCTTCGCCGACGCGGGCAATGAGGCGATTCATGGCCGCTCTGATCAGGGCGTCCGGGGGAGTCATGGCCATTGATTCAGTGAAGAAACTGTGGCAGATCCCATGGCGCTCACGCGACGGGCATCAAGGATTTGGTGGCGCCATCGGCGGCGTGAGGACGTTTTGCGGATCAAACGTGGGTTGCGGTATGCGGAGGGGTTCTGACACGGGCAACACTGCCGGCGGCCCTGAGTCCGCTTGAACCGGGGCCTCCTGCGCAGGATCAGCCGGGAAGCCAGCATCTGGCTCCTGCACTCCAGGTTCGAGCGTTGGAGAGAGTGGGAGGCCTGGGTCGGGCGCGTTCGTTTCCTCCGCCGCTGGCAGCACAGGAGCCGGTTGGGGACTTAGATCATCCGCTGGCAAAGACGACTCCGGCTCACGCAGAGCCGCCTGCTGCTCCTCGCGTTGTTCATCTTCAGCGGCAATCGCCTCGGCTTCATCAAACATCTGGCGTTTCTCAGCATCACGAGCTTCCTTAGCCGTCACATCGCCCATCAAGGGCTGGTCAGCCCCATAAAAACTTCGCAGGGAATCGAGGGACTGACCGGGAAAACTGCTTTGTTGAAACGATGCCTGCTGCGGGTCTTGCTGACCTTGGCGCAGCATCACGACGCGCTGCGTGATGCCATAACCCAGAGCGAAACACGAACCAGCCACCAGAGGCCCCACCCAGAACCGAGGGCGCTTCGGCCGCTTCTTTTCAGAAGTGGTGGTGGTCATCTCAGGACTCCGCTGAATCGACGCCGAACAATCGGTGGTGGCATCCTCGCGCCTGATCGCAGATGACGCACGAATCAGCGCACGGTTCAAGTGGTGTAATCGGCATTGATGCGCACGTATTGATCCGAAAGATCACAGCCCCAGCCGGATCCAGAGCCTGGCCCCGTGCCGACGTGCAGACGGATGAGGACGACGTCATCGTTCAGATAGCTCCCACAGGCCCGATCGCTCAGGTAGATGGAGGCCGCCGAGCGATCGAAGGCGAGGGGCTGGCCATCGGCCATTAGTTGGTGATCGCCGATCCAGAGGGCCACAGCATCAGGATCAAATGCCACACCGGAACGCCCCGCAGCCGCAACGATCCGCCCCCAGTTGGGATCTCTGCCATGCACGGCGGTCTTGACCAGCGATGACCCGCAAATTGTGCGAGCCATACGCACAGCGTCCTGCTCGCACGGGGCGCCCTGCACCTGCACCTCGATCAGACAAGTGGCTCCCTCCCCATCGCGGGCAATGGCGCGCGCCAGATGTTGCGCCACCTGGGTCAGCCCCTCCTCTAACGCTGCAAAAGCCGTGCCTGGAAGGGGCTCACCAGCGGCAAAGGCCAGCACCGTGTCATTGGTGCTGGTGTCACCATCCACCGTGATGGCATTGAACGAGCGCTGAACAACACGCTGCACCATGGCCTGCCACACATCGGCCGGGACCCCCGCATCGCAGGTGAGATACCCGAGCATGGTGGCCATGTCGGGATGGATCATCCCCGATCCTTTGGCCATCCCCCCGAGCCGGACCCGGCGCCCAGCCAGGGTGGCTTCCAAGGCGATCTGCTTCTCCACCAGATCGGTGGTGAGGATGGCTCCGGCAGCAGCAGCTCCACCCTCGGCATCCAAGGCTTCCACGAGAGGGTTCAGGCCACCAAGCAACACCTCCATCGGAATCGGCACACCGATCACACCTGTGGAGCAGATCAGCACCTGATCAGCGTCCACACCCAAACGATCCGCCAGGGCCTGCGTGGCCCGCTGACTGTCGATCAAGCCACGATCGCCCGTGCAGGCATTGGCCTGACCCGAATTGATCAGCACTGCTCGGGCCTGGCCGCCATTGGAGACCAACCGTTCAGCGCAAAGATCCACGCAGGCGGCACGCACCACTGAGGTGGTGAACGTGCCGGCACAGGCGGCACCCTCCGGCGCCAGAACAAGCGCCAGATCCGGCTTGCCCGATGCCTTCAACCCTGCCGTGATTCCGGCAGCAAGAAAACCGGCAGGAGCAGTAACGCCTCCCTCCACCACAGTCCACTGAGAGGCAGCCCAGCTGTTGTCGGCAACCACGGATCCGCGCGAGACACTGGTGTCATCCTGCCGCCGCGCCATGCCTCGCCAACGCCGCATCGGCCTGACCGGTGGCATCGCCTCCGGCAAAAGCAGTGTGGGCCGCTGGCTGGCCCAGCAACATGTGCCTGTCTTGGACGCCGACCAGTACGCCCATGACGCCCTCGCCCCGGGGGAACCCGCCTGGCAGGCCGTGATCGATCGCTATGGCAGCGCAGTGTTGAAGCAAGGGTCTAACCCAACACAACCTGCGTTAAGCCGAGAGGCGCTCGGCAGCATCGTGTTTGCAAAGGCACCGGAACGGCGGTGGCTGGAACAGCAGGTGCACCCGCTGGTGCGCGCACGTTTCCAAACCGAGCTGCAACGCCTCAACAGCGAGCCGATCACGGTGCTGATGATTCCACTTCTCTATGAAGCTGGGCTGGAAAGTCTTTGCACAGAAGTGTGGGTTGTGCACTGCACAGCCGCGCAGCAACGCGAACGGCTAATCGCCCGCAACACACTCAGTGCCGCAGCTGCTGAGCAGCGCATCCAGGCCCAATGGCCCTTGGAGCGGAAATGCCAACTGGCCGATCAGGTGATTGACAACAGCGGAGCTGCGAATGCCTGGAAGGACCAGGTCCGTGCACTCCTCATGGCTCGCACTTAAACGGCCACACCCAGCCAAAGCCAGGGAGAAGAGCTTTTTATTGACATCATCGCCGAAATCAACCTGTGACCAAGATCACAGCAACAGGCGATTCAGATCATCGACTGACAGCAAAGCCGCAGAGAACATTCACTTACAGGCCAAAACAATCCTCCGACCTGATTGCACGACTCACCACACAATCATCATGCAATTCGCCAAAGCTTCCCTTGCTCTAAGCCTGGTAGCCGCGAGCGGCTTGAGCGGCCTCAGCGCCATGAGCCCTGCGACGAGCGAAGCCTCCACCCGATGCACAGCTGGTACATATCTCGGCCGCTACACCCTCAAGTCAAACCTCACCAATCAATACATCCGCGCAGGAATCGGCTCAGGCGCCTACTTGGGCGCCAAAGCAGACCGCGTCGGTGGGAACACCAGTTGGGAAACCTTTGACGTCTATGACCTGGGCAACCACAATGGCCTCAACGGTGGCACCTATGCCCTGCGCAGCACGCAGGACCCCAACCGCTGGGTCGGCGTCAACAACCAGAAAGCCCTGCAACTCCAGAGGGGTTGCACCACCAACAGCCGCAGCCGCCTGTTCCGCGCCAACAAGATCGGCCGAGTGCTGCAGCTGCAGTCACTGGCCAACGGCCAATGGGTGATTCAACGCTCCAACGGCATGCTCCATGCCAATGCCAATACCACCGGCGGCAATGTCCCGAAGGCATTGCAATTCCGCATGGGCCGGGTCAGCTCGCCCAGCCCAACACCCGCTCCGGAACCCAGCGCTAACAACCTCACTGGCACGTGGAGAGGGAACAACGCCGGCAGCTACACAATCCGGCAAACGGGTTCGATCGTCTCCTGGAACGGACGGGGCCGCAACTTCCGCAATGTGTTCATCGGCCAGCGCCAGGGCAACACCGTGAGCGGATACTGGCAAGACACAGCTGGCAGTCAGACCCAAAACGCAGGTCGACTCACCTTCAAGATCGTGAATGGCTCCGAACTCGTGCGCGTCAGCCACACGGGCGCTCTCGGCAACAGCAGCTGGAGCCGCTGACTTGTCCAACACAGCCCAACCTTCACGGATCAGACAACACTCCACACTTCAACTTGGAACTGAAGGTTGTTGAACCAGCCCAAGCCCGCACAGGCAAGGCAAGAACTAACCCTTCAACTTTTGGCTGAGGATCTGATTGGCCAACTTGGGATCAGCCTTACCGCCGGTCTTCTTCATGAGCTGACCGACAAAGAAGCCCTGGAGCTTGTTCTTCCCGCCGCGGAAGGCTTCCACCTCAGCGGGATGAGCAGCAAGCAACTCCTCAACGATCGCGGTGAGCGCCGCAGGATCACTGATCATGCCGAGGCCTCGCTCATCCACGATCGCCTTGGGTGAACCTCCTTTCTCCAGCAGTTCCGGAAGAATGTCCTTGGCGATCTTGCCGCTGATCTTGCCGCCATCAATTAACTGCACCATCTCGGCCAATTGCTCAGGACGGAAGGGCAACTCGCCATAGGTCAGGCGATTGCTGTTCACATAGGCAGCGATGTCACCCGTGATCCAGTTGGATGCAAGCTTGGCGTCAGCCCCTGCAGCCACGGCGGCCTCGAAGTAATCCGCCATCGGGCGTTCATCGGTGAGCACCCGAGCGTCGTACTGGGACAGCCCCAAGTCATCGGCGTAGCGATGGCGCTTGGCCGCCGGCAGTTCCGGTAATTCCGAACGCCAACCCTCGCGCTGGTCGACACTCACCTCGATCGGTCCCAGATCTGGGTCGGGGAAATAGCGGTAATCGCTGGCGCCCTCCTTGCTGCGCATGCTCTTGGTGAGCTGCTTGCCCTCGTCCCAAA
This window contains:
- the coaE gene encoding dephospho-CoA kinase (Dephospho-CoA kinase (CoaE) performs the final step in coenzyme A biosynthesis.), with protein sequence MPRQRRIGLTGGIASGKSSVGRWLAQQHVPVLDADQYAHDALAPGEPAWQAVIDRYGSAVLKQGSNPTQPALSREALGSIVFAKAPERRWLEQQVHPLVRARFQTELQRLNSEPITVLMIPLLYEAGLESLCTEVWVVHCTAAQQRERLIARNTLSAAAAEQRIQAQWPLERKCQLADQVIDNSGAANAWKDQVRALLMART
- the argJ gene encoding bifunctional glutamate N-acetyltransferase/amino-acid acetyltransferase ArgJ is translated as MARRQDDTSVSRGSVVADNSWAASQWTVVEGGVTAPAGFLAAGITAGLKASGKPDLALVLAPEGAACAGTFTTSVVRAACVDLCAERLVSNGGQARAVLINSGQANACTGDRGLIDSQRATQALADRLGVDADQVLICSTGVIGVPIPMEVLLGGLNPLVEALDAEGGAAAAGAILTTDLVEKQIALEATLAGRRVRLGGMAKGSGMIHPDMATMLGYLTCDAGVPADVWQAMVQRVVQRSFNAITVDGDTSTNDTVLAFAAGEPLPGTAFAALEEGLTQVAQHLARAIARDGEGATCLIEVQVQGAPCEQDAVRMARTICGSSLVKTAVHGRDPNWGRIVAAAGRSGVAFDPDAVALWIGDHQLMADGQPLAFDRSAASIYLSDRACGSYLNDDVVLIRLHVGTGPGSGSGWGCDLSDQYVRINADYTT
- a CDS encoding AarF/ABC1/UbiB kinase family protein, with amino-acid sequence MNRWRGRSLPWRRGLRALRIWRSVLVLLVLLWWDSRSWSYPGGMTPERRQTRQQHRARWLTAELLQLGSAFIKLGQLLSARPDVLPAGWVAELAELQDKVPAFPFDQAQALLEEELGARCAEIIDLDEQPLGAASLAQVHRASLRSGRQVVLKIQRPGLEGLFRLDLEVMQQVAAVLQRHPQWGRGRDWVAIAQECRRVLLRELDFRLEAQHAARFRQQFLDESRIRVPGVIWELSTRRVLCLDYMPGIKINDRPALLEAGIDPSEVAEIGAASYLQQLVRYGFFHADPHPGNLAVASDGALIYYDFGMMGQLSERLRRRLGSMVSAAAARDASLLVEEMQAAGVIAGDVDPGPVRRLVRLMLRDALTPPFSASVIDKLSADLYELVYGQPFRLPVELIFVMRALSTFEGVGRSLDPGFTLVGIAKPYLLPLMTSSGSGSSDLFNELGRQVGALSSRAVGIPRRLDESLERLEQGDLQLQIRMGESDRQFRRMVTAQHSIGQSVLLGGLAVAAALMGASARPLWALLPLGAAVPVGMGWLKLQVKLRKDSRLESLSSQQR